A region from the Brassica napus cultivar Da-Ae chromosome C8, Da-Ae, whole genome shotgun sequence genome encodes:
- the LOC106453512 gene encoding uncharacterized protein LOC106453512, producing the protein MDEEIGNSINSKDNSELEEIKNSLNSLHSFLQNQHRSDIAQVKDDALSDMENQLEEETNYSDPFPVFNIDSFTQAYDIAVKSRTGKEKFNIRQALTGNRKAKSNFYGKINMVYGKLMEKADSLGELIRKLKSQVAEIATAIKSERGRLPGRNDLNPRRQVSAVMLHSGKRLATNMKSNTEIGNSANADETGKSDSQPILLDDPDPKPSRENGKSTAEINKEKTIDLEVEEDSEIEAEIDRQYGTHVDRPVDPVVDQHPSNPIDRRPTRPGPTIEGVYRTLPPYPPKTQTKKSLEYAICEKALDKITVEMSLSDAMKIAPSIKKYVKDMTSPNYPTAEHSVMMVSEEVSAMIQGETPAKRRDPDIFVLDCNIHNTRFPRSLCDLGSSVNLMPYSVAVTLAYNDFMTTPITLVLADRSIRVPEGILEDVPTGTKRQPKDPLILGRPFLATAGAIIDVKQGRINLNIGDISMIFDMEKLIKQPLIDDQAFMWKNF; encoded by the exons ATGGATGAAGAAATAGGAAATTCGATAAATTCAAAGGATAATTCTGAATTGGAAGAGATCAAGAATTCCCTCAATTCACTCCACTCTTTTCTTCAGAATCAACACCGATCTGATATAGCCCAAGTCAAAGATGATGCCTTGTCTGATATGGAAAATCAATTAGAAGAAGAGACAAACTATTCAGACCCCTTTCCCGTGTTTAACATAGATAGTTTCACTCAAGCCTATGACATTGCTGTGAAATCACGCACTGGAAAGGAAAAGTTCAATATCCGACAAGCACTCACTGGCAACCGTAAAGCAAAGTCAAATTTTTacggaaaaataaatatggtttaCGGAAAGTTAATGGAGAAAGCAGATTCTTTGGGTGAACTTATCCGAAAATTAAAAAGTCAAGTAGCTGAAATTGCGACAGCCATCAAAAGCGAAAGAGGACGTCTTCCCGGGAGAAATGATTTAAACCCGAGACGTCAAGTCAGTGCCGTAATGTTGCATAGCGGAAAACGTCTCGCAACAAACATGAAGAGCAACACCGAAATTGGCAATTCTGCCAATGCTGATGAAACAGGCAAGAGCGATTCTCAGCCTATACTTCTTGATGACCCTGACCCAAAACCTTCTCGCGAAAATGGGAAGTCTACCGCTGAGATTAATAAGGAAAAAACTATAGACTTAGAAGTAGAAGAAGATTCGGAAATTGAggccgaaatcgatcgacagtatgGCACCCACGTCGATCGACCAGTGGATCCTGTCGTCGATCAACATCCGAGTAaccctatcgatcgacgtcccACTCGGCCCGGACCAACGATTGAGGGAGTCTATAGAACCCTACCCCCTTATCCTCCAAAAACGCAGACTAAGAAATCATTAGAATATGCGATCTGCGAGAAAGCATTGGATAAAATTACTGTGGAGATGTCCCTTAGTGACGCTATGAAAATAGCACCTTCGATAAAGAAGTATGTGAAGGATATGACGTCTCCAAATTATCCAACAGCTGAACATAGCGTGATGATGGTGTCAGAGGAAGTAAGCGCCATGATTCAAGGAGAAACTCCAGCTAAGAGACGTGATCCTGATATTTTCGTCCTAGATTGCAATATACATAACACGCGCTTTCCTCGATCACTATGTGATCTTGGCTCTAGCGTAAATCTTATGCCTTACTCCGTTGCAGTAACCTTGGCATATAACGACTTTATGACAACTCCGATAACCTTGGTTCTAGCTGATCGATCTATCAGGGTACCTGAAGGAATACTCGAAGATGTTCcc ACAGGAACCAAAAGACAACCAAAAGACCCCCTCATTCTGGGGCGGCCATTCCTAGCTACAGCTGGAGCGATCATTGATGTGAAACAAGGACGGATAAATTTGAACATCGGGGACATCTCGATGATCTTTGATATGGAAAAGCTAATCAAGCAACCCTTGATAGATGACCAAGCCTTTATGTGGAAGAATTTCTGA